A single window of Helicobacter pylori DNA harbors:
- a CDS encoding tetratricopeptide repeat protein, protein MIKSWTKKWVLILFLMASCSSYLVATTGETYFKMATQAFKRGDYHKAVAFYKRSCNLRVGVSCTSLGSMYEDGDGVDQNIPKAVFYYRRGCNLRNHLACASLGSMYEDGDGVQKNLPKAIYYYRRGCNLKGGVSCGSLGFMYFNGTGVKQNYAKALSLSKYACSLNYGISCNFAGYMYRNAKGTEKDLKKALTHFKRGCHLKDGASCVSLGYMYEAGLYVRQSEEQALNLYKKGCSLKEGSGCHNVAVMYYTGKGAPKDLDKATSYYKKGCALGFSGSCKVLEVVGKNSDNLQDDAQNDTQDDTQ, encoded by the coding sequence ATGATAAAGAGTTGGACTAAAAAATGGGTTTTGATTTTATTTTTAATGGCAAGTTGTTCCAGTTATTTGGTGGCTACAACCGGTGAAACATATTTTAAAATGGCTACTCAAGCCTTTAAGAGAGGGGATTACCATAAAGCGGTGGCTTTTTATAAGAGGAGCTGTAATTTAAGGGTGGGGGTGAGTTGCACGAGTTTGGGATCTATGTATGAAGATGGCGATGGCGTGGATCAGAATATTCCAAAAGCCGTTTTTTATTACAGGAGAGGGTGCAATTTAAGGAATCATCTCGCTTGCGCGAGTTTAGGCTCTATGTATGAAGATGGCGATGGCGTTCAAAAAAACCTTCCAAAGGCTATCTATTATTACAGGAGAGGGTGCAATTTAAAGGGTGGGGTGAGTTGCGGTAGTTTAGGTTTTATGTATTTTAATGGCACGGGCGTTAAGCAAAATTATGCTAAAGCCCTTTCTCTTTCTAAATACGCTTGCAGTTTGAATTACGGCATTAGTTGTAACTTTGCAGGGTATATGTATAGGAACGCAAAAGGCACGGAGAAGGATTTGAAAAAAGCCCTTACGCATTTTAAAAGAGGGTGCCATTTAAAAGACGGAGCGAGCTGTGTGAGTTTAGGCTATATGTATGAAGCCGGTCTTTATGTCAGACAAAGTGAAGAGCAAGCCTTGAATCTTTATAAAAAGGGTTGTTCTTTAAAAGAAGGGAGCGGTTGTCATAATGTGGCGGTGATGTATTACACGGGTAAGGGCGCTCCAAAGGATTTGGATAAAGCCACTTCATATTATAAGAAAGGTTGCGCTTTAGGCTTTAGTGGTAGTTGTAAAGTATTAGAAGTGGTTGGCAAGAATTCTGATAATTTGCAAGATGATGCGCAAAACGACACGCAAGATGATACGCAATAG